CGGCCCGGGAGCTTCAGGACGTGGACACCCGGCAGGACATGGAGGCCATGCTGGATGAATCCTGAGCGCTATGAGTTTGATGCCGTTATTCAAAAGGTCCCGGACATCGACGGAGCCTATGTAGAAATTCCCCTGGATGTGCGGGCGGTGTTCGGCAAGGGCCGAGTGAAGGTTTCTGCCAGCTTTGACGGCGTCCCCTATGATGGGAATCTGGTGCGGATGGGCACACCCGGCCACATCCTGGGCCTGCGGAAGGACATCCGGGCCAAACTCGGCAAACATCCGGGAGACACCGTGCATGTGACCATCCAGGAGCGGACATAGC
This genomic window from Pusillibacter faecalis contains:
- a CDS encoding DUF1905 domain-containing protein, which produces MNPERYEFDAVIQKVPDIDGAYVEIPLDVRAVFGKGRVKVSASFDGVPYDGNLVRMGTPGHILGLRKDIRAKLGKHPGDTVHVTIQERT